The DNA segment GATGACGGCGAAGATCGCGTACGACGACGTCGAGGTGGGCACCGAACTCCCGGCGCAGACCTTCCCCGTGACCCGCGCCACGCTGGTGCGCTACGCGGGTGCCTCCGGGGACTTCAACCCCATCCACTGGAACGAGAAGTTCGCCAAGGAGGTGGGCCTGCCGGACGTCATCGCGCACGGCATGTTCACCATGGCCGAGGCGATCCGCGTGGTCACCGACTGGACCGGTGACCCGGGCGCGGTCGTGGAGTACGGCGTCCGCTTCACCAAGCCGGTCGTCGTGCCCAACGACGACCAGGGCGCCGTCGTCGAGGTCAGCGGCAAGGTCGCCGCCAAGCTCGACGACAACACCGTGCGCGTGGACCTGACCGCGACGAGCGGCGGCCAGAAGGTGCTGGGCATGTCCCGCGCGGTCGTACGACTGGCCTGAGCCGCCCGCTGGAAGACGCGCGTACGGCCCGCCCTCACCGGCGGGCCGTACGCGCGCGTGCGTCGCACCCGGCCCCGGCCTCCGTCCCTGCCCCCGCCTCCGTCCCGGCCCCGGCCTCCGTCCCTGCCCCGGCGCCGAGGGGCCGTCGGTGCCGTCTCGTAGTCTTGGGCCCGTGCTGGTACTCCACGACGCCCCCCTCGCCCCGCTGACCACCTTCCGGCTGGGCGGTCCCGCGACCCGGCTGGTCACCGCCGTCACCGACGCCGAGGTGATCGACGCCGTCCGCGAGGCCGACGACACCGGGACCCCGCTGCTGGTCATCGGCGGCGGCTCCAACCTGGTCATCGGCGACAAGGGCTTCGACGGCACCGCCCTGCGCATCGCCACCCGCGGGATCGAGCTGCGGGGCACCACCCTGGAAC comes from the Streptomyces sp. NBC_00820 genome and includes:
- a CDS encoding MaoC family dehydratase, producing MTAKIAYDDVEVGTELPAQTFPVTRATLVRYAGASGDFNPIHWNEKFAKEVGLPDVIAHGMFTMAEAIRVVTDWTGDPGAVVEYGVRFTKPVVVPNDDQGAVVEVSGKVAAKLDDNTVRVDLTATSGGQKVLGMSRAVVRLA